Proteins encoded in a region of the Mercenaria mercenaria strain notata chromosome 1, MADL_Memer_1, whole genome shotgun sequence genome:
- the LOC128548625 gene encoding uncharacterized protein LOC128548625: protein MSYHSIEQEARSRRNNIIFYGITENLRYSDKEVAYRFMESDLDIDTSEMCIKRAHRLGVLHSVKNRYKDDPKRPLIVRFKDYVDTETVMEKAYKLRGSKIGVDRDYPREIALARKNLYTSSEAKNARQNKERMQIKYPARLFIKGKMVKDMFPDWFSILGYSTIDNKNHSIDARNQAYSIETDVDKSVNLIDTSEGNDEVFEPVLKPIDMYTSENANKRSRDNRLDQTYNIPEKQNVTKQSLPDKSPNKDSKSQSRGRNRHKS, encoded by the coding sequence atgtcctATCATTCCATCGAGCAAGAAGCTAGAAGTAGACGGAACAATATCATTTTCTACGGAATCACTGAAAATCTCAGATATTCAGACAAAGAGGTCGCGTATAGATTTATggaaagtgacctagatattgACACTAGTGAAATGTGTATTAAAAGAGCCCATAGACTGGGGGTGTTACACAGTGTTAAAAATAGATACAAAGATGATCCAAAACGACCACTTATTGTAAGGTTTAAAGATTATGTTGACACTGAAACAGTCATGGAGAAGGCTTATAAATTACGAGGGTCAAAGATCGGAGTAGACAGGGATTATCCCCGAGAAATTGCACTCGCGCGCAAAAACTTGTACACTTCTTCCGAAGCCAAAAATGCACGACAAAATAAAGAGAGAATGCAAATAAAGTACCCAGCTAGGCTTTTCATCAAGGGTAAAATGGTTAAAGACATGTTCCCAGACTGGTTTAGCATACTAGGTTATAGTACAATAGACAACAAAAACCATAGCATTGATGCCAGGAATCAAGCTTACTCGATCGAGACCGATGTGGACAAATCAGTAAATTTAATTGATACGTCTGAGGGGAACGATGAAGTGTTCGAACCGGTTCTGAAGCCGATAGACATGTACACAAGCGAAAATGCAAACAAAAGATCACGTGACAACCGGTTGGATCAAACGTACAACAtacctgaaaaacaaaatgtaacgAAACAGTCCTTACCTGATAAAAGTCCAAATAAAGATAGTAAATCTCAGTCCCGAGGAAGAAACCGACataaatcctaa